TCAATTCCTTGTTGTTGTCTGAATCAAAGCTACTGGCATCTCGTGCCGGCCGGCAGATATGGCGTTACCTGCGCTGTGTCGCGAACGTCAATCACGCCGTCCATGTTGTAGTCGGCATTGTAGTCGTAGCCTTCCTGGCCGCGGCGGATCCCGTACCGTGCCGTAATGAAATTCACGTCATCGCAGCTCACCTTCCCGTCCCCGTTTACATCGCCGGGGATCGTCACGCGCACGGTCAGAGAATGAACGTCCCGCGGCTGTATGCCGTTCTCGGCGTAGAACACCAGCGTGGTGCTGCCCACCGTCGTCGGCTTGCCGGTCAGCAGAGCTTTTCCGTATGTGGGTTGTCCGGTATCCGGATCGGTCTGGACCAACGAGAGTCCCGGCGG
This region of Bryobacter aggregatus MPL3 genomic DNA includes:
- a CDS encoding dockerin type I repeat-containing protein, producing the protein GTDDRWFRIIVTENPTLRIPFNINFYIGQTKTLPILTSGYPMQPLKGIPNPPGPMQLSLVGVLPPGLSLVQTDPDTGQPTYGKALLTGKPTTVGSTTLVFYAENGIQPRDVHSLTVRVTIPGDVNGDGKVSCDDVNFITARYGIRRGQEGYDYNADYNMDGVIDVRDTAQVTPYLPAGTRCQ